One genomic segment of Vibrio sp. SCSIO 43136 includes these proteins:
- the ribF gene encoding bifunctional riboflavin kinase/FAD synthetase has protein sequence MELIRGIHNIQPRHKGCVLTIGNFDGVHLGHQQVLSQVLKQAQLLDLPSVVMTFEPQPMEFFAGSNAPARLTRLRDKLTQLDKLDVDRLLCVNFNQAFADMSPESFVKDLLVDRLGVKFLVVGDDFCFGKQRRGDFTMLQQAGAEFGFEVVSTQSYRLEKTRVSSTEIRLALDHNDLKSAQEMLGRPYSITGRVSHGRKLGRTIGFPTANLPLKRCVSPVSGVYVVEAIMPNGSIVGGVANIGNRPTVEGVRQQLEVHLFDFTANLYGQALEVVLKHKLREEKKFSSFDALKEQIKLDASAARAWLQSHSAIS, from the coding sequence ATCAACAAGTGTTGAGCCAAGTGCTCAAGCAAGCTCAGTTGCTTGACTTACCCTCGGTGGTGATGACATTTGAACCCCAGCCAATGGAGTTCTTTGCTGGGAGTAATGCCCCAGCGAGATTGACTCGTTTACGAGACAAGCTAACCCAGCTAGATAAGCTGGATGTGGACCGACTGCTTTGCGTTAACTTCAACCAAGCGTTTGCTGATATGAGCCCAGAGAGTTTTGTCAAAGACCTGCTGGTGGATCGCTTGGGTGTGAAATTCTTGGTGGTGGGCGACGACTTTTGCTTTGGTAAGCAGCGCCGTGGTGACTTTACCATGCTGCAACAAGCGGGAGCAGAGTTCGGCTTTGAGGTGGTGAGCACCCAAAGTTATCGACTCGAAAAGACCCGCGTAAGCAGCACTGAAATCCGCTTGGCACTGGATCATAACGATCTCAAAAGTGCTCAAGAGATGCTCGGAAGACCATACAGTATCACTGGTCGAGTGTCTCACGGACGTAAACTCGGTAGAACCATAGGTTTCCCGACCGCCAACTTACCTTTAAAGCGCTGCGTATCTCCAGTTTCAGGGGTATACGTTGTTGAAGCTATTATGCCAAATGGCTCTATTGTGGGTGGCGTGGCCAACATAGGCAACCGGCCGACAGTAGAAGGTGTACGCCAGCAGTTGGAAGTACACTTATTTGACTTTACCGCTAACCTGTATGGTCAGGCGCTCGAAGTCGTGTTAAAACACAAATTACGTGAAGAGAAAAAGTTCTCTTCATTTGATGCGTTGAAAGAACAAATTAAATTGGATGCGAGTGCAGCACGGGCGTGGCTTCAATCGCACAGCGCCATCAGTTAG
- the ileS gene encoding isoleucine--tRNA ligase — MSEYKDTLNLPETGFPMRGNLANREPEMLKRWYQEDLYGAIRAAKKGKKSFVLHDGPPYANGDIHIGHALNKILKDIIIKSKTLSGFDAPYIPGWDCHGLPIELMVEKKVGKPGQKVTAGEFRDKCRDYAAGQVEGQKESFKRLGILGEWDKPYRTMDFATEANIVRALGKIADNGHLLKGFKPVHWCTDCGSALAEAEVEYKDKVSPSIDVRFKAADEAALLAKFGLAEGHEGQGDISIVIWTTTPWTLPANRAVCLREDLEYVLIQVEGENPERIIVASELAKDVMDRAGIEHFHNLGFAKGADLELVQFNHPFYDFSVPAILGDHVTTDSGTGVVHTAPGHGQEDFAVGAKYDLEVANPVGSNGVYLPDTELFAGQHVFKANDAVVEVLKEKGALLHHHAYEHSYPHCWRHKTPIIFRATPQWFVSMDQAGLRAKALEAIKGVEWMPEWGQSRIEGMIEGRPEWCVSRQRTWGVPIALFVHKETAELHPNTLELIEKVAQLIEQKGIQAWWDVDAAEILGEEDAAKYEKVTDTLDVWFDSGVTHYSVVDSREEFNGNAADLYLEGSDQHRGWFQSSLISSIAMKGEAPYKQVLTHGFVVDGNGRKMSKSIGNVVAPKDVTNKLGADILRLWVASTDYTGEVAVSDEILKRSADAYRRIRNTSRFFLANLSGFNPETDMVAADEMVALDRWAVDRALAAQEEIIKAYGEYNTHAVMQRLMHFCSVEMGSFYLDIIKDRQYTAKRGGHAQRSCQTALYYIVEALVRWMAPIMSFTADEIWNEMPGERGKFVFADEWFEGLFALAEGEELNNEFWAEIQEVRGAVNKLLEDARKEKIIGGALQAEITLYADDALMAKISKLGDELRFVMLTSGAVVKPLSEKSDAAAATDIEGLFVEVKATEAQKCDRCWHHTADVGTIEGHETICGRCVTNVEGEGETRQFA, encoded by the coding sequence ATGAGTGAGTATAAAGATACCCTGAACTTACCTGAAACAGGGTTTCCAATGCGCGGCAATCTGGCGAATCGTGAGCCAGAAATGCTTAAGCGTTGGTATCAAGAAGATCTGTACGGTGCTATCCGTGCAGCTAAAAAAGGCAAAAAATCTTTCGTTCTGCACGATGGTCCTCCATATGCGAACGGTGACATTCACATTGGTCACGCTCTAAACAAGATTCTTAAAGACATTATTATTAAATCCAAAACACTTTCAGGTTTTGACGCTCCTTACATTCCTGGCTGGGACTGCCACGGTCTACCTATCGAGTTGATGGTAGAGAAAAAGGTTGGTAAGCCAGGTCAAAAAGTTACAGCAGGCGAGTTCCGTGATAAGTGTCGCGACTACGCAGCGGGCCAAGTTGAAGGTCAAAAAGAGAGCTTCAAGCGTCTAGGTATTCTTGGTGAGTGGGACAAGCCTTACCGCACTATGGATTTTGCGACCGAAGCTAACATCGTTCGTGCTCTAGGTAAGATTGCTGATAATGGCCACCTACTGAAAGGTTTCAAACCTGTTCATTGGTGTACTGACTGTGGCTCTGCATTGGCAGAAGCGGAAGTTGAGTACAAAGATAAGGTTTCTCCTTCTATCGATGTACGCTTTAAAGCAGCTGACGAAGCGGCGCTACTGGCGAAGTTTGGTCTAGCTGAAGGCCATGAAGGTCAAGGCGACATCTCTATCGTGATTTGGACAACCACACCTTGGACTCTGCCTGCGAACCGCGCAGTATGTCTACGTGAAGACCTAGAGTACGTACTTATCCAGGTTGAGGGCGAGAACCCTGAGCGTATCATCGTAGCGTCTGAGCTAGCGAAAGACGTAATGGATCGTGCAGGTATCGAGCATTTCCATAACCTTGGTTTTGCTAAAGGTGCTGACCTTGAGCTAGTACAGTTCAACCACCCGTTCTACGACTTCTCAGTTCCTGCGATCCTAGGTGATCACGTAACAACTGACTCAGGTACTGGTGTAGTTCACACCGCACCTGGCCACGGTCAAGAAGACTTTGCAGTTGGCGCTAAATACGACCTAGAAGTAGCTAACCCAGTGGGTTCAAACGGTGTTTACCTGCCAGATACTGAGCTATTTGCCGGTCAGCATGTATTTAAAGCAAACGATGCGGTTGTAGAAGTGCTGAAAGAGAAAGGTGCGCTACTACATCACCACGCTTACGAGCACAGCTACCCACACTGCTGGCGTCATAAGACTCCAATCATCTTCCGTGCAACTCCTCAGTGGTTCGTTTCTATGGACCAAGCAGGACTACGTGCTAAAGCACTGGAAGCGATCAAGGGTGTTGAGTGGATGCCTGAGTGGGGTCAAAGCCGTATCGAAGGTATGATTGAAGGTCGCCCTGAGTGGTGTGTATCTCGTCAACGTACTTGGGGTGTACCAATCGCTCTATTCGTTCATAAAGAGACCGCTGAACTTCACCCGAACACCTTGGAGCTAATCGAGAAAGTTGCACAACTTATTGAACAAAAAGGCATCCAAGCATGGTGGGATGTTGATGCTGCTGAGATCTTAGGTGAAGAAGATGCAGCTAAATATGAAAAAGTGACTGATACGCTAGACGTATGGTTCGATTCAGGTGTAACTCACTACTCAGTGGTTGATTCACGTGAAGAGTTTAACGGCAACGCAGCTGACCTATACCTAGAAGGTTCTGACCAACACCGTGGTTGGTTCCAGTCTTCTCTTATCTCATCAATTGCGATGAAAGGTGAAGCACCATACAAGCAAGTGCTAACACACGGCTTCGTGGTAGATGGCAACGGCCGTAAGATGTCTAAATCTATCGGTAACGTTGTTGCACCAAAAGATGTAACTAACAAGCTAGGTGCAGATATCCTGCGTCTATGGGTTGCTTCAACAGACTACACTGGTGAAGTGGCGGTTTCTGATGAGATCCTTAAGCGCTCTGCAGATGCGTACCGTCGTATCCGCAACACCTCGCGCTTCTTCCTAGCTAACCTAAGCGGTTTCAACCCTGAAACTGATATGGTTGCCGCTGATGAGATGGTAGCACTGGATCGCTGGGCAGTAGATCGTGCGCTAGCAGCTCAAGAAGAGATCATCAAAGCATACGGCGAGTACAACACACACGCAGTAATGCAGCGCTTAATGCACTTCTGTTCGGTTGAGATGGGTTCTTTCTACCTAGACATCATCAAAGACCGTCAGTACACCGCGAAGCGTGGTGGTCATGCGCAGCGCAGCTGTCAAACAGCGCTTTACTACATCGTTGAAGCTCTAGTTCGTTGGATGGCGCCAATCATGTCGTTCACTGCAGATGAGATCTGGAACGAGATGCCAGGCGAGCGCGGCAAGTTCGTATTCGCTGACGAGTGGTTCGAAGGTCTGTTTGCTCTTGCTGAAGGCGAAGAGCTAAACAACGAGTTCTGGGCTGAAATCCAAGAAGTTCGTGGTGCGGTGAACAAGCTACTAGAAGATGCTCGTAAAGAGAAAATCATCGGTGGTGCACTGCAAGCTGAGATCACGCTTTACGCTGACGACGCACTGATGGCGAAGATCAGCAAGCTGGGCGACGAGCTACGCTTTGTGATGCTAACGTCTGGCGCAGTGGTTAAGCCGCTAAGCGAGAAGAGCGATGCTGCGGCAGCAACTGACATCGAAGGCCTATTTGTTGAAGTAAAAGCAACAGAAGCGCAGAAGTGTGACCGTTGTTGGCACCACACTGCAGACGTAGGCACTATCGAAGGTCACGAGACTATCTGTGGCCGTTGTGTGACTAACGTTGAAGGTGAAGGCGAAACTCGTCAGTTCGCATAA
- the fkpB gene encoding FKBP-type peptidyl-prolyl cis-trans isomerase: MTQITDSSTVTLHFTIKLKDDSVADSTHSMGKPAQFKMGDGSLSENFEKCLIGLSLGDNKSIELMADDAFGQPNPDNIHHMDRSKFLGQDQVEVGTIMAFTGKDGMEIPGIITELSGESVTVDFNHPLAGQDVTFDVEILAVE, from the coding sequence GTGACTCAAATTACTGATAGCTCAACCGTTACTTTACACTTCACCATCAAATTAAAAGATGACTCTGTGGCTGATAGCACTCATAGCATGGGTAAACCAGCACAATTTAAAATGGGGGATGGCAGCTTGAGTGAAAACTTCGAGAAGTGCCTGATTGGACTATCACTTGGAGATAACAAGTCGATCGAGTTGATGGCCGATGATGCCTTCGGTCAGCCAAACCCTGATAATATCCATCACATGGACCGCAGCAAATTCTTAGGCCAAGACCAAGTCGAAGTCGGCACTATCATGGCTTTTACCGGTAAAGATGGTATGGAAATCCCGGGCATTATCACCGAACTTTCTGGTGAGTCAGTGACGGTTGATTTTAACCACCCACTGGCAGGTCAAGACGTTACTTTTGACGTAGAAATCTTAGCCGTAGAATAG
- the lspA gene encoding signal peptidase II → MSEQTLSLKQSGVRWLWLATLIFVADIAIKLVVMDSMEYGWHGRIEVLPFFNLLYVHNYGAAFSFLSDQAGWQRWFFTGIAFVVCALLTHWMSKLPAAEKWNNIAYALIIGGATGNVFDRIVHGFVVDYLDFFIGDHHWPAFNLADAAICIGAAMIIFDGFRRPKKDA, encoded by the coding sequence ATGAGTGAGCAAACACTGAGCCTAAAACAATCTGGAGTACGCTGGCTATGGCTAGCGACTCTGATTTTTGTCGCCGACATCGCTATCAAATTGGTAGTGATGGATAGCATGGAATATGGCTGGCATGGACGTATTGAAGTGCTGCCATTTTTCAACCTGCTGTACGTACACAATTATGGGGCAGCTTTCAGCTTCTTGAGCGATCAAGCGGGTTGGCAGCGCTGGTTCTTTACTGGTATTGCTTTTGTCGTGTGTGCGCTTCTCACCCACTGGATGAGTAAACTTCCGGCGGCAGAAAAGTGGAACAACATTGCTTACGCATTGATCATTGGTGGTGCTACCGGCAACGTCTTTGATCGCATCGTGCATGGTTTCGTGGTGGATTATTTAGACTTCTTCATCGGTGATCACCATTGGCCAGCCTTTAACTTGGCAGATGCTGCCATCTGTATTGGTGCTGCGATGATTATCTTTGATGGCTTCCGCCGACCCAAGAAAGATGCGTAA